AGCCGATTTATTCAGTCGCTGGCACGGGGCTCTGGAATGACTGGTGTCTGGAATGCGTCGGATTGGCAACGCTGTCTGGTCTGGCCGGGCTGCCCGGTGAAGACGATGGCGCCGTGGCCCAGTATAGCGCCCACAAAACCGGTGCTCCAGGAAATGACTGGTACAATACTGACGCCAATCACCATTACAATCGCCGCAATAGCTATCGCAAACTTGGCGATGACATTGCCCGCTACGGTTACTAATCCGAATCAACCGACGAAAAAGAAGAAGGAGATATTGTCATGAAAAAGATGTATGTGATCCTGATTGCAGTGTTTGTAATGGCCGGCGCGATGGCTGGAATGATCCGCGCCAAAGACCCCGTTCAGTCAGAATTGAATGTCCCAACGTCGCTTCCCGAAGCTGAAGCGAAAGCCCCCAAGCGCGTTTCAGATCGCAGCGACAGTGGTCGGTTGAACGAAGAAGAATTCCGTCAGCAACTGGCTGGTGAAAGCACCCTGTCGAGTCGGTATGTGATGTCCGACGTCTCGGGCGAAAGCATCAAACTGCCCGTGACCGGCACCACTGCCGCCATTGGGGTCTTTAGCCTGGATGCCAGCGCCGAATTTGAACTCAAAGCCCCTGGTGGAAGCACAGCGGTGATGCAGCCGATTTCCCGTGACGAAATGTTTGCCACCCCGGATGCCACCAAACGCATGGTGACCACGGCCAAAATGATGGCCACACCGGTTCAAGCCGTAACCGAAGTCGGCAGCTACACGCTCAATGTCCACAGCAAAGCGCCAGTTGACATTGTGGTCAATGACAACAATGACCTGATGCTCAAAACCTGGTTGTCAAAAAATACCGTGGATGTGAACGAACAAACCGAAATCCGCGCTCAGATCCTCAATGGCAAAGCGACTGAAGCCGCGACCATTTCGGCCCGGTTGTTTGGCGAAGACAAAAAACTCATCAACACCGTGAACCTCAACCCAACGGCTGAAGGCTTTTACAGTGCCACCGTTTCGGCTGAAAACCTGGGCACATTTACCAACGTCATTGTTGACGCCGCTGGTACAACGGCTGAAGGAAAAGCCTTCCTCCGAACCGGCAACATCACGCTGATGACCGGCAAAGCCGGCGCCAAACTGGGCGAAGTGGTCAGCGAACAACTGACGGCTCAGAATCTGGACGTCACGGTTTCAATTAAAGTTAAAGGCGAAGGCCGTTTCCACCTGCGCGCCAACCTGGTCAACGCGGCTGGCGAACCGATGGCCTGGGCACAGGCGGCTGAACGCCTCACTCCTGGCAACCACACGTTGACCCTCCACTTTGATCGGAGTGCGATTCCAGGCGGCCAGGAACTGGTCGTTCGTGACCTCGAACTCACCGACGTGACCCAAATGCCCGGCGTGAAGAGCCCGAACAAACTGGATGCCTACGCAGTGCAGGCCAAATTCTAAGACCAGTTTGTAGTCAGTAGTCAGTAGTTCACCAAGCTTATTTGATTGAATTACTTAACTATTTCCTCATACGAGCGCTTCAGTGCGAAATGGTAGAGCGCGACTCATTCTTCAAGCAAAGATCCTCTGTCAATCTGTAATCTCTCAAACAACTGACGAGCACTCCTTCTGGGAGTGCTCTTTTTTCTTTTTCCCCTGGTCTCCTGAGCCTGGGGACTCCCCCTGTCAGACCAGCCGTACAAGTGTCAAAATAAAGCAGCATAAATAAATAAAGGCGGCACTGATCATGGCCCAATCAATCACTGGATGGGCCCGGGCAAAGGCTGGGAGCATTTTTCGATTCAAAATCACAATCAGGACAGTGTACAGCGCCATGACCAGAGTGTTGAGAATGGCGCTGGTAATCAAAAACCAGAACGGCTGCCGGGTGTCCACCAAAATCAGGATTGTTCCAATCACAATTTCTGACCAGACAAAAATGTGATAGAGCTTGCCGGCTGAAAATCGCTCGGCTCCAAGCAAAGAGCTGGTGATACCTGCCGAAATCCGTGATGTCACGTCAATCAGTCCGATTTCAGACGTGAAAAAGATCGCATATCCGACGCTCACAAATAAAAGTGAAGCGCTCAGACCCAGCGTGTCATGAAGCCGGGTGGTTGCCAGTTGCAAAAATGAAGTTCCCTGGGTCGAACTTTGCGGTCCCAGCAAGCAGAAGAAAATCAGCGAGAGAAAAACAATGCTGAAAGTGTTCCCCCCGACAAATAGAAGCGCATGCTCTGAACGTGACAAACGAATCCATTGCTTCCAGCGGCTTTCGGATTCGGCATCAGATACAATCCGCTTGATGACCCGGGTATCTTCACGGGTCAACCCGACTGATTGTCGGAGACCTGCTAGCGGTTGTGAGTATTTTCCCATCCCAAATTGCTTTTCACACAGCATCATCCCATAGGACAGATTGAGGATACCGCCAGCACCGGCAAAAACAAACCCACTGACCAGGACCAGAAAATCGGTTGATTTTGCCTGATTGGCTTTTTCAAGCAGCAGGCCAATCCCCTTCCCGGTCGCCAACGCTGTCCAAAAAGAAGCCGTCGGAGGTCCATTCCAAACCACAAGCATCGCCAGGACTGCGACTCCAACCAAAATAAACGTGAGCAGGATGGACTGGAGCTTTTCAATAAACCGGTACACATTCGCTGGTGCTGCCAGCAAGATGCCACACAAGAGAAGCGAGGCAATCGAAAGCGGTTTTTCCGGCACCCCAAACGCTCCGGCCAGCATTTGAGAGCCAGCCCGTGCCCAACCAGGCCAGAGCCACGGAATAGTTGAACTCAAGAGCAGCACCCAGCTCCAGCCTTTCCACACGTGCGAGGCGCCAACGGCAACCGATTCACCCGTTGCCAGGGCATACCGGCCATTTTCGATATTGATCAAGTACTGGATGGCAATGCCCACAAACGCAATCCAGATCACACCGGCCCCGTTTGGCAGTGACAATCCTGGCCAGAACAACAGTTCTCCGGATCCGATGGCCAGTGCTGTAAAAACCGCGGTCGGACCAAAGACCGCCCGGCTGAAAAAAGATGGGGCTTGCGGCAATTGCCGGTCTTCAGGGAGCGAAGCAGGAGATTGATTCATAACGGTTCAACTCAGGAAAATTTGGAGCTGGGAGAATTTTTGACGCGGCGCGCTGGTGTCAGTGCGGATATACTGCGGTTGCTTTCGCTGTTTGGGCAACCAATTTTTTGGAGGCGCCCAGGAGCAACCCGCGCGTACAATGAGGAAGCTTCGGTGTCATTGTCTCATCCATCAAAGAAACTTATCGCCCAGACCATTCCCGTCAACCAACTTGAGCCATCACTTCGAGCGACGATGTGGGCCTTGTTTCAAACCTATTATGACGAGGTAACTCGCGAGCATTTTGATCGGGACTTACTGGAAAAAAGCCACGTGCTGCTCTTTTTCGATTCTGGCTCTCGCCAACTCAAGGGATTTTCGACCGTGAAACGTTATCCACACACCACAGCCGGGCGACGCGTGATGGTCATTTATTCTGGAGACACCATTATTGATCGTGAGTATTGGGGACAACCGGCACTGGCCAGTGAATTCATCAAATTCACCATTGTGAGCAAGCTCCGGTATTGCTTCACGCCGATGTACTGGTTTTTGATTTCCAAGGGCTATAAAACCTACCTGCTGCTGAGTCGAAATTATATTGAATACTGGCCCCGGTATGATCAACCGACACCTGTCTGGCAACGCCAGTTGATGCACGAATTAGCCAGTGCGCGATTTGGTGATGACTGGAAACCAGAACTGGGAATTGTTCGATTTGAAACCTGTCATGGGAAACTGAAAACTGACGTCGCCCCCATTGAACCGGCCTTCCTGGTCCAACCGGACATCCGCTTTTTTGTCGAACGCAATCCCGGCCACATTCACGGCGACGAACTGTGCTGCCTGGGCCGGATTGGATTTGGATTGTGGTGGAAAACACTGGTGCGGCAGGTGAGAAAACAACTGTTTTAGGGTTCCGGGTTCTGGGTTCCGGGTTCCGGGGTTTCGAATTTTTGTCCTTTTTGTCCTTTTTGTCCCTTTCGTCTTTTTCTGTCGGTAACGTGGAACCCGATCAATGTCATCTCGCCTGCTCAAAATCCTATCACCATTCTATCAAGCCTATCTGCATCGGCAGTGGTCACGATTTCATTGGGCGGCTTGCCACCCGGCGGAGGCTCAAGCCAGACGACTTCACCAGTTGCTCTACCATAACCAGTTGAGTGCCTTTGGAAGACAGTTTCGGTTGGCCGAAATTGATTCGATTTCGGCATTTCAACAGCGACTTCCGATTGCCGACTATGAGACGTTCTCACCCTGGATTGATCGGATTGCGAACGGCGAGCCGAATGTGCTGACCACAGCACCCGTTCAGATGTTTGAGCGAACCAGCGGTTCGACCACGGCCAATAAACTGATTCCTTACACGCAACAGTTGCTGGCCGAATTTTCCAACGCCACCGATGCCTGGATTTTTGATTTGATTCGTCACTTTCCCCGGCTGAAATCCCTGCGAAGCTACTGGGCGATTTCACCCGTGGGAAAGAAAAAAGAACTGACGGCTGGCGGAATTCCAATTGGGTTTCAGGATGATAGCGAGTACCTGCTGCCCTTTCTGCGCTGGGCGTTTGCTCAGGCGAGTGCCGTACCGGCTTCGGTATCCCAGATTTCTGACATTACTGACTGGCAACTGACCACAGCCCGGCATCTGCTTGCGGCTGAGGATCTTGGACTGATTTCGGTCTGGAGCCCAACGTTTCTGACCGGGTTAATGCGTGTGATTTCTGACAACTGGTCGGAACTTTTGGCCGAACTCCCGGTTTTGCGCCGAAAACAACTGGAAACGGCCTGGAATCAATCCGGTACGATCAATGGACAAACGCTCTGGCCATATCTGCACGTCATTTCCTGCTGGCAGGATGGGGCATCAACCCAGTTTCTGCCGATGTTGAAAGCGTTTTTCCCAACCCTTCCGATTCAGGGCAAAGGCTTGCTGGCCACCGAAGGCGTCGTTTCGTTTCCACTGTGTGGACACGAGGGTTCTGTTTTGGCCATCACCAGTCATTTTCTGGAGTTTCTTGATCTCGACCACCCGAACCGAAAACCGATTCTGGCGCACGAACTTCGTCCCGGCAGACAGTATTCACCGTTGCTCACCACTGGCGGCGGATTGTATCGCTATCATTTAAAAGACCGGGTGGCCTGTGTCGGAATGTTTGCGCAAACACCGCTCATTCGATTTGAAGGCAAGCTCGATCAAACCAGCGACCTGTGCGGCGAAAAATTAAGCGCCAGGATGGTCGAGCAAATCCTGGTGAAGATACAAACTGAATTCTCGGTGACGATTCACTTTGCGTTGCTGGCACCAGTTCAAACCGATCCGCCGCATTATGGTCTGTTTCTGGAATCAACGGCACAATCCGAACAGCTTGAAGCTCTCCGATTACACCTTGAAAACTGGTTCGGAGAAAATGCCCATTATGCCTATTGCCGACGACTGAACCAGCTTGGTACAGTTTGTATCTATCCAATTTCCAACGGCTGGAAACAGTATCAGGCGCGATTGATTGCTGAAGGCGCTCGCCTCGGTGATATCAAACCAACCCATCTGGACCGGCGCTGGGACTGGAAGAAAACCTTTTTAGAATGAAGAAGTCAGTACCACCCACGTAAGCAGGTGGGTTATGTGGATGAAAGGAGTCAAGTACCTATGCCAATTACTGTTTCCTTACGCGACGTTGCCGGAGAACTTGAACTGTTGCCTGACGAGTGTCACCTCTATCTCAATCGCCAAACAGGTGAACTCCGGATGATTTCGACTGATGAAGCCAGTATGGCCGAAGTAGAAACCGACCTGGATAAGCTTCACGAATGGCAACGCGAACTGGTGGTCAAGGCACAGGAAGTTCTTGAATCAGATGACTGGCTTCAGCTTCCAACGAAGTTTGACATCCATGAATGGGAAATTATGGATACGTTTGCCCTTTCGTTGGAAAACGAAAGCCTGCAAAACCGGCTCCGGAATACAATTCGAAAGAAGGGCGCCTTTCGGCACTTTAAAGACACCGTCCATCGCTATGATCTTCAGGATCAATGGCATGCGTTCAAAATAGCGGCCCTGGAACGAATCGCCGCCAACTGGCTCGACAATCACGGAATTGCTTACCATCAGGACAAAGAACCCACTTCTGTCAGGTGAAAAATCTGGGCTTATCGAAAATAAGACTGCTCGCGGAGTTCAGGCGGAAGCGTCGTCCGCACAAACTTGCGACTCAGTTCATAGTAGGCTTCGGAACAATCTCCGTACCGACCAGCACAATATGAGAAATACAGGACAAATAGCGGGTGGGACAACTGATTGTTTCGGCTGCGGTGAACCAGAAGTGAATGAAATGCCACCACATCGCCGGGGTAAGATTCCAGCAGTTCAGCATCTTCGAGTAAAATCTGATCTTCGGTTGGGTCAACGATCACACCGGGTGGTTGCAAAAGCTGGTCGTGGGTACCTGGGAAAATTTCAAGTGGGCTTCCCAGGCCAGCCATTGGGTCAATCGGGATTTGCAGGGTCAACAGATGGTCGGCTGGAATTTCCATTTGCCAGTAGGTGTAATCCTGATGCAGCCGATACCCGACCATATTCGGCATCTTGATGAGCAACTTGTTTTTAAACATCAGGGCGGGTTCTCCCAGCAGCGTTGAAGCGATGTGCACAACCCGTTCGTCCTGGGCTAAAGCAGCAAAAACTGGAGAAATATCGCAGACTGGGTCCATTCGCCCCAGCCCTTTTCCACCAGTACTCAACTCACGAAACCGCGTGCGCAGATTGGATTCATCAATCAACCCTGGAATCGCCAGCAGTCGCTGGCATTCTGCCCGCCAGACGGCAACTTCGTCCTCGGTAAAGACATTTTTCACGTGAATCAGCCCACAGCGCTGGAATTCGGAGCACTGTTCGGCGGTAAGTCGAGGGAACTCATGGGCGGAAGGTGAAGGCATATAACAGATCCTTTTCGTTCGTGGATGCGGCGCAATGGCCTGGAACGTTCACTTTATAAGCTGTAAACGGAGCGCATTGAACCATAAGTCCGGCTCAAAACTCCAGAGATGGCATTTGCGATTCTTGCCTGGGAAGTGGCTTATTCCATTCGTGTTGCTGAGTCAACGGCAGCAAACCGGCTCTGGTGTATAGTTTTTCAGCCGCTGAACCAGCCACGGCAAAAATCCCGAAGGCGTCTTTCTCCAGTTGATACGCCAGATGGCCCATCAGATTCATCACCTGCAGTCCAATGCCTTTTCCCTGCCACTCAGGGCGCAAAAACAAGCTCTTGATGCGCAGAAAAGTCCCCACTTCAATCGTCGAAACCGAACCGCACATGGTTTGATCTGACTGAATCACAAAGGTTTTCATTGGTCCGACGCTGCTTTTCCGGCGTTCGAGTTCAACCCAGTCATCCGCCGGCCCTTGATAGCCAAACGTAGGCCCGGTTACGCCGTGATAAAGCTGCGGCTTGGCTTTCCATTCGGCATCTGTTTCCACCGGGCGCAAAGTCACCGAGCAATCTGGCCTGGAAGCATGTGGCCTCCCTAAAAATCCAATTTCACACCGCGACTGCAAGCCCTGGAGTTCAAGTGCCGACCGAAAATCTGGAGAAGTGTCGTACACATAAAACCGGATGCGTGGGCAGTTCAGAGTCGAGAGAATCTGGGTAACCTCGTTAAGCCAGTTTTCCCGATCTGATTCAATCTGCTGGAAATCCAAATCAACCAGAATGCAGCCAGCCGCCAGGTGCTCCAGACCAGGAACGCGAGCCAGCCAGGCCCCGCGCAATGGAGTGCATCGGGCACCAAGTTTGAAATAAGCCATATCACTTTCGAGCAACACTGGGGCAAACTGGGTCAAATCCATCATATCCTGGGGCTGAAGATTCTCGGGCTGAAGACTTTGGGCTAAAAGTTCTCGGGCTAAAGAAGCCTGACCGATTCGAAAGTGTTGATTTCTAACCACTAACCACTAACCACTAACCACTAACCACTAACCACTAATCACTAACCACTAACCACTAATCACTAACCACTAACCACTAACCACTAACCACTAACCACTAACCACTAATCACTTGATGGTTTCTTCATTCTCAAACAATGGCCAGCGGGTTGTAACGGTAATACTGGTGGCGCACCCAGCGGCCAAGCCGGCGCCAAGCCAGTTGAACTCGGCCTAGATCTTCAAGCCGGGTCCGGTTTCGTGGGCGAAACTCGCGGGTTTCAGGCATGGTGCTCTGACTTAAATCAAACGGATGTAAGGTGGTAACACAAACTGGCGATATCCCATAGACCCTGACCTGTGTCCGAACAACCCCGCCGGTCAGGTTGTCAGATGGAACCCGAATCGGATATCCAGCCGCCAGTAATTTCCGGGCGCCACTTTGTTTGAGCAGATAGGCGGCATTGCTATGAACCTTTCCGGCAAATTTCACAATTGCCAAATGTTCAAACAATGGCTGGTGATACCAGGCGGAACAAATTCCATTGGTGTTGCTCAGTAACATCAACTCCCAATCTTTCGGAAACAACACCCGGCGCCGCAACACTTCAAAAAAACCGAACTTTAAAACCACATCATCTTCTAAAATCAGAACTTCGTCGAGATTTTCATCCACCATTCGCTGATGGAGTCTGAGATGAGACAACGCACAGCCAATTTCCCCGCAGGTCAGTTCCCGTCCCAGGCACTGGATGGCCTGCCCGGCATCATATCGGGCCAGTTGCTCTGATGTAAGCTGGCGACCATCAATCGCATCAATGATTTCAAATGACAGATTGTGTTCGGTCAGGTGCTGGATAATATGAGCCCGGCGGTCAGTTGACCGCTGTAAACTGATCACCCAAATTGGAGGTAGGTCATGGTTCATATTGTGGTCAGAGGTTCTTTCAATCATCGCCCTCAATGCGCAAACGACCAGGCGGTTGAAAACATGTGTTTCCCTCAGCCCTCAACCCTCAATGGTGTTAGACAACACCCAGTGGGTTATATCGGTAATACAATCGGCGCAGGCGATGTTTGATCCGCAACCAAAGAATCGAAAAATACCCTGCGGCTTTCAGGTGATCACGAGTCCCAGTTCGGTAGAATCTGACTTCGGGCATGGTGCTGTAGGAAACATCGTCACGATGAAGTGTCGCGACGCAGGATGGCCAGATACCATAGATTTTTATCCCGACTCGTACTCTACCACCAGTTAAAAAGTCGGAAGGGACACAAACCGGATATCCAGCGGTCAGTAATTTACGGGCAGTACTTTGCTTGAGCAGATACCCGGCAGAACTCATCACCCTTCTGGCAAACCGCACCACCTTAAAATGTTCAACCAGCGGGTGATGATACCAGACCGAATCTATCGCCCGGTTATGACACAGCAGCACCAATTCCCAGTCTTTTGGAAAATTCGACCGGTGTCTGAGGACATCAAAAAAACCGTACTGCAAAACCGCATCATCTTCCAAAATCAGCACTTCATCCAGCTTCTGGTCCACCATCCGCTGATAGATTGAAAGATGTGACAGCGCACAGGCAATTTCAGCCGGGACCAGTTCCCGACCTAAATTCCGGACCGCCTGTCGGGCATCATATTGGGCGAGTTGCTCTGATGTAAGCTGACGACCATCAATGGCATCAATGATTTCAAATGACAACTTATGTTCGGTCAGATGGCGGGTGATACGAGCCCGACGGTCGGTTGACCGTTGTAAACTGATCACCCAAATTGGAGGTAACTGGTTGTTCATAAGTACCTTACCGAAAATTCCAAGACATTTTTAAACACGAAAAACACGAAAAACACGAAAAAAATCC
This genomic stretch from Acidobacteriota bacterium harbors:
- a CDS encoding Nramp family divalent metal transporter; translated protein: MNQSPASLPEDRQLPQAPSFFSRAVFGPTAVFTALAIGSGELLFWPGLSLPNGAGVIWIAFVGIAIQYLINIENGRYALATGESVAVGASHVWKGWSWVLLLSSTIPWLWPGWARAGSQMLAGAFGVPEKPLSIASLLLCGILLAAPANVYRFIEKLQSILLTFILVGVAVLAMLVVWNGPPTASFWTALATGKGIGLLLEKANQAKSTDFLVLVSGFVFAGAGGILNLSYGMMLCEKQFGMGKYSQPLAGLRQSVGLTREDTRVIKRIVSDAESESRWKQWIRLSRSEHALLFVGGNTFSIVFLSLIFFCLLGPQSSTQGTSFLQLATTRLHDTLGLSASLLFVSVGYAIFFTSEIGLIDVTSRISAGITSSLLGAERFSAGKLYHIFVWSEIVIGTILILVDTRQPFWFLITSAILNTLVMALYTVLIVILNRKMLPAFARAHPVIDWAMISAAFIYLCCFILTLVRLV
- a CDS encoding GH3 auxin-responsive promoter family protein, coding for MSSRLLKILSPFYQAYLHRQWSRFHWAACHPAEAQARRLHQLLYHNQLSAFGRQFRLAEIDSISAFQQRLPIADYETFSPWIDRIANGEPNVLTTAPVQMFERTSGSTTANKLIPYTQQLLAEFSNATDAWIFDLIRHFPRLKSLRSYWAISPVGKKKELTAGGIPIGFQDDSEYLLPFLRWAFAQASAVPASVSQISDITDWQLTTARHLLAAEDLGLISVWSPTFLTGLMRVISDNWSELLAELPVLRRKQLETAWNQSGTINGQTLWPYLHVISCWQDGASTQFLPMLKAFFPTLPIQGKGLLATEGVVSFPLCGHEGSVLAITSHFLEFLDLDHPNRKPILAHELRPGRQYSPLLTTGGGLYRYHLKDRVACVGMFAQTPLIRFEGKLDQTSDLCGEKLSARMVEQILVKIQTEFSVTIHFALLAPVQTDPPHYGLFLESTAQSEQLEALRLHLENWFGENAHYAYCRRLNQLGTVCIYPISNGWKQYQARLIAEGARLGDIKPTHLDRRWDWKKTFLE
- a CDS encoding phytanoyl-CoA dioxygenase family protein; this translates as MPSPSAHEFPRLTAEQCSEFQRCGLIHVKNVFTEDEVAVWRAECQRLLAIPGLIDESNLRTRFRELSTGGKGLGRMDPVCDISPVFAALAQDERVVHIASTLLGEPALMFKNKLLIKMPNMVGYRLHQDYTYWQMEIPADHLLTLQIPIDPMAGLGSPLEIFPGTHDQLLQPPGVIVDPTEDQILLEDAELLESYPGDVVAFHSLLVHRSRNNQLSHPLFVLYFSYCAGRYGDCSEAYYELSRKFVRTTLPPELREQSYFR
- a CDS encoding GNAT family N-acetyltransferase; the encoded protein is MMDLTQFAPVLLESDMAYFKLGARCTPLRGAWLARVPGLEHLAAGCILVDLDFQQIESDRENWLNEVTQILSTLNCPRIRFYVYDTSPDFRSALELQGLQSRCEIGFLGRPHASRPDCSVTLRPVETDAEWKAKPQLYHGVTGPTFGYQGPADDWVELERRKSSVGPMKTFVIQSDQTMCGSVSTIEVGTFLRIKSLFLRPEWQGKGIGLQVMNLMGHLAYQLEKDAFGIFAVAGSAAEKLYTRAGLLPLTQQHEWNKPLPRQESQMPSLEF
- a CDS encoding glycosyltransferase family 25 protein, translating into MNHDLPPIWVISLQRSTDRRAHIIQHLTEHNLSFEIIDAIDGRQLTSEQLARYDAGQAIQCLGRELTCGEIGCALSHLRLHQRMVDENLDEVLILEDDVVLKFGFFEVLRRRVLFPKDWELMLLSNTNGICSAWYHQPLFEHLAIVKFAGKVHSNAAYLLKQSGARKLLAAGYPIRVPSDNLTGGVVRTQVRVYGISPVCVTTLHPFDLSQSTMPETREFRPRNRTRLEDLGRVQLAWRRLGRWVRHQYYRYNPLAIV
- a CDS encoding glycosyltransferase family 25 protein; translation: MNNQLPPIWVISLQRSTDRRARITRHLTEHKLSFEIIDAIDGRQLTSEQLAQYDARQAVRNLGRELVPAEIACALSHLSIYQRMVDQKLDEVLILEDDAVLQYGFFDVLRHRSNFPKDWELVLLCHNRAIDSVWYHHPLVEHFKVVRFARRVMSSAGYLLKQSTARKLLTAGYPVCVPSDFLTGGRVRVGIKIYGIWPSCVATLHRDDVSYSTMPEVRFYRTGTRDHLKAAGYFSILWLRIKHRLRRLYYRYNPLGVV